One region of Hemiscyllium ocellatum isolate sHemOce1 chromosome 32, sHemOce1.pat.X.cur, whole genome shotgun sequence genomic DNA includes:
- the LOC132830762 gene encoding galactoside alpha-(1,2)-fucosyltransferase 2-like, with the protein MFKYVQSLENTSIILESEAEKNSSKVVISSKGFWTINSIGRLGNQMGEYATLYALAKLNGHQAYILPSMANYLSPIFKITLPTLHDSVRKKIHWKNYNLNDWMEDRYHSIQGNYVSLSGYTCSWTFYHHIRSEILRELTMHDFIVEKANAFLRHIRGERKNVTYVGVHVRRGDYIHVMPNIWKGVIADKKYLDTAMAYFRNKYKNVVFAVTSNGMDWCKQNINNSKGDVYFSDDPKQATVAFDFSILAHCNHTIMTIGTFGFWAGYLAGGETIYLTNFTLPESPFLKVFKYEAAYLPEWIGIPADLSPLLHENASDLVH; encoded by the coding sequence ATGTTCAAATATGTCCAATCTTTGGAAAATACATCCATAATATTGGAAAGTGAAGCAGAGAAGAATTCTTCAAAGGTAGTGATTTCTTCAAAGGGATTTTGGACAATTAACTCCATTGGACGACTTGGCAACCAGATGGGGGAGTATGCAACACTGTATGCATTGGCAAAATTGAATGGTCATCAAGCATATATTTTGCCTTCCATGGCCAATTACCTGTCCCCTATCTTCAAAATTACCCTTCCAACCCTCCATGATAGTGTGAGAAAGAAAATACATTGGAAGAATTATAATCTCAATGACTGGATGGAGGATCGGTACCATAGTATTCAAGGAAATTATGTCAGCCTCTCAGGATACACGTGTTCCTGGACATTCTATCATCATATCCGTTCAGAAATTCTTCGTGAGTTAACTATGCATGATTTTATTGTAGAAAAGGCTAATGCATTCCTAAGACACATTAGAGGTGAGCGAAAGAATGTGACgtatgttggtgttcatgttcgAAGGGGAGATTATATACATGTCATgccaaatatttggaaaggagTTATAGCTGATAAGAAATATTTAGACACAGCAATGGCCTACTTcagaaataaatacaaaaatgtGGTTTTTGCAGTGACAAGCAATGGAATGGACTGGTGTAAGCAAAACATTAATAACTCCAAAGGAGATGTTTACTTTTCAGATGATCCCAAGCAGGCTACTGTCGCTTTTGACTTTTCTATCCTTGCACATTGTAACCACACAATAATGACAATCGGGACATTTGGTTTCTGGGCTGGCTACTTGGCAGGTGGGGAGACAATTTACCTCACAAACTTTACTTTGCCTGAGTCACCTTTCCTAAAGGTGTTTAAATATGAAGCAGCTTACTTACCTGAATGGATTGGGATTCCTGCTGATCTCTCAcctcttctgcatgaaaatgcttCAGACTTAGTCCATTAG